Part of the Methylomonas rapida genome is shown below.
CAAAGGCCGTATCCAGCACCACCACACCCGAACCAACGAAAGTGGAGAAAAAGCCATGAACCGTTATTGCCCGTTCCCATTAGTCCTTTCCAGCTTGACATGGATGTTTGTCACCGGCTGCGCAACACAGTACGGCTGTCAAGGCATGCCGGACGAACCCAGCTGTCTGTCGACCACGCAGGCTTACCAAGTCACCAATACGGCGATTGCGGAAGCGCCTCCGGAAAATAGCCAGAATTCGGAGTCAACCTCATCACCGGCAATCGTACCGCCGTTACAACAACCCGTACCCAAGATCGAAGATCCCACGCCGATTCGCACGCCATCGCAAGTCATGCGCATCTGGATCGCGCCTTGGGAAGATGCCGACGGCGATTTGATGGTGTCCAACTACGTCTACACCGAACTCGAACCCCGGCGTTGGATGATCGGCAAGGCGGTGCCCACTTCGAGTACCTCATTGATCCCGCTGCAAGTCGAGCAACGTCCGCCGGAGAAATGGTCCAGCGTCGATACCCCTGAAGACGAGAGTCCAGTCAATCGATTGGGCAAACAATTGCCCTGAACCGTAACCATTTTCACCGCAGGTCCCACGCCCCCTGCGAGAGTGAGCGGGCAACCGCTTATACCTGCCGGACTGAACGTCCGAGATTCGACGGGCAACCGTCTTTTAACCTGAATGAGGATATTTTTGATGAAAACATCCTATCGAAGCGGGGTCTTGCTGGCCCTGGCATCGTT
Proteins encoded:
- a CDS encoding TraV family lipoprotein, coding for MNRYCPFPLVLSSLTWMFVTGCATQYGCQGMPDEPSCLSTTQAYQVTNTAIAEAPPENSQNSESTSSPAIVPPLQQPVPKIEDPTPIRTPSQVMRIWIAPWEDADGDLMVSNYVYTELEPRRWMIGKAVPTSSTSLIPLQVEQRPPEKWSSVDTPEDESPVNRLGKQLP